In Nostoc sp. CENA543, a single genomic region encodes these proteins:
- a CDS encoding histidine triad nucleotide-binding protein — protein sequence MSETTETIFSKIIRREIPANIVYEDDLALAFTDVHPQAPTHILVIPKKPIPKLADATPEDQAILGHLLLTVKAVAAAAGLKDGYRVVINTGDDGGQTVYHLHLHILGGRQMAWPPG from the coding sequence ATGAGTGAAACCACAGAGACAATTTTCAGTAAAATCATCCGTCGGGAAATCCCCGCTAACATCGTTTATGAAGATGATTTAGCCTTAGCTTTCACGGATGTTCATCCCCAAGCCCCTACCCATATTCTGGTGATTCCCAAAAAACCCATTCCCAAATTAGCCGATGCTACACCGGAAGATCAGGCTATTTTGGGTCATTTGTTATTAACTGTCAAAGCTGTAGCCGCAGCCGCAGGGCTAAAAGATGGTTATCGCGTAGTTATAAATACAGGTGATGATGGGGGTCAAACTGTTTACCACCTACATCTGCATATTCTCGGTGGACGACAAATGGCTTGGCCTCCTGGTTGA
- a CDS encoding DUF6679 family protein: MKSILQSYLDQEIWILIRDKWYFAKVIRVWDDLLWFQHRTHNKETEEDTLWEMVVKINEVIAIDRIISVVSRKPDVFMSKLLETDQPTNHHPKEHEN, from the coding sequence GTGAAATCTATTCTACAGTCATACTTAGACCAAGAAATCTGGATACTGATACGAGATAAATGGTATTTTGCCAAAGTCATCCGAGTTTGGGATGATTTGTTGTGGTTTCAACACAGGACTCACAACAAAGAAACAGAAGAAGACACTTTGTGGGAAATGGTGGTGAAAATCAATGAAGTGATTGCGATTGACAGAATCATCTCAGTTGTCAGTAGAAAACCAGATGTATTCATGTCAAAATTGCTCGAAACTGATCAACCCACAAATCATCATCCAAAAGAGCATGAAAACTAA
- a CDS encoding Uma2 family endonuclease, with protein sequence MEITQQRFYTPEEYLALEEVAEYKSEYIDGQIIPMVGGTVNHNQIALNLSTELNFAFKRQNYHVYMGDVRLWISEKRIYTYPDVMIVAGEPEFFPNRQDMILNPQVIVEVLSESTKGYDHEDKFQAYRTISTFQEYLLVDQTQIYVEQFSKIGKKQWNLREYDTEDEKISLVTIPLEISLQDLYHKVKFEPVERQGEGVEME encoded by the coding sequence ATGGAAATCACCCAACAGCGATTTTACACACCAGAGGAATATTTAGCCCTCGAAGAAGTAGCTGAATACAAAAGTGAATATATTGATGGACAAATTATTCCAATGGTAGGCGGAACAGTAAATCATAACCAAATAGCACTTAACTTAAGCACTGAGTTAAATTTTGCGTTCAAAAGGCAAAACTATCACGTTTATATGGGTGATGTTCGTCTATGGATATCAGAAAAACGTATTTATACTTACCCAGATGTGATGATTGTGGCGGGTGAACCAGAATTTTTCCCTAATCGCCAAGATATGATTCTCAATCCACAGGTAATAGTGGAAGTTTTATCTGAGTCTACTAAAGGTTATGACCACGAAGATAAATTTCAGGCTTATCGAACAATTTCTACATTTCAGGAATATTTATTAGTTGATCAAACCCAAATCTATGTAGAACAGTTTTCTAAAATAGGTAAAAAGCAGTGGAATCTACGGGAGTATGACACAGAAGATGAAAAAATATCTCTGGTAACTATACCCTTGGAAATTTCTTTACAGGATTTATATCACAAGGTCAAGTTTGAGCCTGTGGAACGACAGGGAGAAGGTGTTGAGATGGAGTAG
- a CDS encoding aldo/keto reductase: MQYRRFGKTNLRLSVFSLGTMRYLADVATAQQTIAKALELGINHIETARGYGKSEEYLGAAIANGLSLQRSQVHITSKIPPTADADSMRRCIDESLTRLNIDYLDCLGIHGLNTWEHLEMVQAKDGCMQAVTEAIADGRVRHVGFSTHGSLELIQAAINTDLFAFVNLHYYYFWQRNAPAIQLAIEKDMGVFIISPADKGGKLYTPPQTLKDLCQPFSPLELNYRFLLSDKRITTLSVGAANPEELIEPLQVADNDGELTSTEILTLQQLENHQQQVLGTEKCSQCYACLPCPENINIPEVLRLRNLAVAYEMKDYGQYRYGMFENAGHWFPGMKANRCTECGDCLPRCPEKLDIPNLLADTHEQLKGKSGRRLWG; this comes from the coding sequence ATGCAATACCGACGCTTTGGCAAAACAAATCTACGCCTTTCGGTTTTTTCTCTAGGGACAATGCGTTACTTGGCTGATGTCGCAACCGCACAGCAAACCATAGCCAAGGCTTTAGAACTGGGAATTAATCACATAGAAACAGCCAGAGGTTACGGTAAAAGTGAGGAGTATCTGGGTGCAGCGATCGCAAATGGCCTATCTCTCCAGCGTTCCCAAGTCCACATCACCAGTAAAATTCCACCTACAGCTGATGCTGATAGTATGCGTCGGTGTATTGATGAATCTTTAACTAGATTGAATATAGATTATCTAGATTGTTTGGGAATTCACGGCTTAAATACTTGGGAACATCTGGAGATGGTGCAAGCCAAAGATGGTTGTATGCAAGCCGTCACAGAAGCGATCGCTGACGGTAGAGTTAGACACGTTGGCTTTTCCACCCACGGTTCATTAGAGTTAATTCAAGCAGCAATCAACACAGATTTATTTGCATTTGTCAATCTGCATTATTACTATTTCTGGCAAAGAAACGCCCCAGCTATTCAGTTAGCAATTGAGAAAGATATGGGGGTTTTTATTATTTCTCCGGCTGACAAAGGGGGAAAACTTTACACACCTCCCCAAACCCTCAAGGACTTGTGTCAGCCATTTTCACCTTTAGAATTAAACTATCGATTTTTATTAAGTGATAAACGCATTACTACCCTAAGTGTAGGCGCAGCTAATCCAGAGGAATTAATAGAACCTTTACAAGTTGCTGATAATGATGGTGAGTTAACATCCACGGAAATTCTCACCTTGCAACAGTTAGAAAATCATCAACAGCAAGTTTTAGGAACTGAAAAATGTAGCCAATGTTATGCTTGTTTACCCTGTCCTGAAAACATTAACATTCCTGAAGTCTTACGCCTACGAAATTTGGCTGTAGCCTATGAGATGAAAGATTACGGTCAATATCGTTATGGAATGTTTGAAAATGCTGGACATTGGTTTCCTGGAATGAAAGCCAACCGTTGTACAGAATGCGGTGATTGTTTACCTAGATGTCCAGAAAAATTAGATATCCCCAATTTATTAGCAGATACTCATGAGCAATTAAAGGGTAAATCTGGTAGAAGACTTTGGGGATAA
- a CDS encoding bifunctional nuclease family protein produces MIEMKVAGIALDAMTRSPIVLLKDASDRRALPIYIGQEQARAIMGPLENQKPPRPLTHDLIVNILEAWNMTLEKVIIHSLQKDTFYAALIVQQGEVKKEIDARPSDAIAVALRTNTPIWVMEEVIADASIPVDRDADEAEQQAFREFISNLRPEDLIKRFGNEES; encoded by the coding sequence ATGATTGAGATGAAAGTCGCTGGCATAGCATTAGATGCCATGACCCGTAGCCCCATAGTCTTGTTAAAAGATGCCTCAGATCGGCGGGCGTTGCCCATTTATATTGGACAAGAACAGGCGAGGGCAATTATGGGGCCGTTGGAGAATCAAAAGCCGCCTCGACCTTTAACCCATGACCTAATTGTCAATATTCTCGAAGCTTGGAATATGACGCTAGAAAAGGTGATTATTCATTCCTTACAAAAGGATACATTTTATGCGGCATTGATTGTACAACAGGGCGAAGTCAAAAAAGAAATTGATGCCCGTCCTAGCGATGCGATCGCCGTCGCACTGCGTACTAATACTCCTATTTGGGTAATGGAAGAAGTAATTGCTGATGCGTCTATCCCTGTGGATCGGGATGCTGATGAAGCCGAACAACAAGCTTTCCGAGAGTTTATTTCTAATCTTCGTCCTGAAGATTTAATCAAGCGGTTTGGTAATGAGGAGAGTTAA
- a CDS encoding riboflavin synthase yields the protein MFTGLIQSLGTIKPLSGDAWQITCVNQPSLIMQDLAYGDSVAVDGVCLTVEEILPAGFVASASPETLRRTTLGYEQTQQGYVNLETSLRVGGKVGGHFVMGHVDGVGSLLEAKQTATSWEMTFTAPEAIARYIVPKGSIAVNGVSLTVAAYEVDLSQFTVAVIPLTYADTNLRYLMSGSLVNLEGDILGKYVEKFLHPGKSYHNTSDDAGFNDITPAFLAEHGYL from the coding sequence GTGTTTACAGGATTAATTCAATCATTAGGAACAATCAAACCCTTAAGTGGTGATGCGTGGCAAATTACCTGTGTGAATCAGCCATCATTAATTATGCAGGATTTAGCCTATGGTGACAGTGTAGCTGTAGATGGTGTTTGCCTGACAGTAGAAGAAATTTTGCCAGCAGGCTTTGTGGCTTCAGCTTCCCCAGAAACTCTGCGCCGCACAACTCTAGGCTATGAGCAAACACAACAAGGCTACGTCAACCTAGAAACTTCACTCCGCGTTGGTGGTAAAGTCGGCGGTCATTTTGTCATGGGTCATGTAGACGGAGTAGGTAGCTTGCTAGAGGCGAAACAGACAGCAACTTCTTGGGAAATGACGTTCACAGCACCCGAAGCGATCGCTCGTTACATTGTCCCCAAGGGTAGTATCGCTGTCAATGGCGTGAGTTTGACGGTAGCTGCTTATGAAGTGGATTTATCTCAGTTTACCGTCGCCGTGATTCCCCTGACTTACGCTGATACCAATCTTCGCTATTTGATGTCTGGCAGTTTAGTAAATTTAGAAGGCGATATTCTCGGTAAATACGTGGAAAAATTCCTTCACCCTGGCAAAAGTTATCACAATACCTCAGATGATGCTGGTTTCAATGATATTACACCCGCATTTTTAGCAGAACACGGATATTTGTAA
- a CDS encoding peptidoglycan DD-metalloendopeptidase family protein: MTQRNHSAHNPKKRLAYTLPAQGLCWLGGVSLLSGGLVLAQTETSIDNIVPTVETSQPTAAPVIPVKKDVVVPAASPSQPKFSARQGKLRQRLRQSEVSQSPKPVRQSQPSIENEPNEPVFSVRKSQPQVEASQVTPTPNAKVKPQREVTISEQKPVVAQPSFTEKKPVVTQPSNASDNNNSVTVRQPKQDYNNAYIDPNDYSANTTGTYQAPNSVILTERSSGCRTVVNSGQGVTGSACAQTPSSNQRTAKSAPTWIRNSQTAQLATASPVRTLATAPSQSRWRGSQVPVGSTNKTAFQPNRFIPNPSEFATTKVSATPIAPSAGTLPPPMAEGNIAPRESNVAYDIPLASVLPQIPYTSTLAYRGGNGMVYPLAAAAPVTSIFGWRIHPITGDRRFHAGTDLGAPLGTPILAAARGQVETADWVGGYGLTVILNHSSAQQTLYGHMSEILVQPGQWVEPGTVIGRVGSTGNSTGPHLHFEVRHLTQNGWVAVDPGVELQVALSQLLRGVQTAQALKRE; this comes from the coding sequence ATGACGCAGCGCAATCACTCTGCCCATAATCCGAAGAAACGCCTAGCCTACACTCTACCAGCACAAGGTCTGTGTTGGTTAGGTGGTGTTAGCCTCCTCAGTGGCGGCTTGGTGTTAGCTCAAACAGAAACATCCATCGATAACATTGTTCCTACTGTTGAAACTTCCCAACCAACAGCAGCACCAGTTATTCCTGTGAAAAAAGATGTTGTTGTACCCGCAGCATCGCCATCACAACCAAAATTCTCGGCACGGCAAGGTAAACTCCGGCAAAGGCTACGTCAATCAGAAGTTTCACAATCACCAAAGCCTGTTAGACAATCTCAACCCAGCATTGAAAATGAGCCAAATGAGCCAGTTTTTAGTGTGAGAAAGTCACAACCCCAAGTAGAAGCTTCTCAAGTTACACCAACCCCAAACGCCAAAGTTAAACCCCAACGGGAAGTAACTATATCTGAGCAAAAACCAGTAGTTGCTCAACCATCATTCACAGAGAAAAAACCAGTAGTTACCCAACCATCAAACGCATCAGATAACAATAACAGTGTTACAGTTAGGCAACCCAAGCAGGATTATAACAACGCCTATATTGATCCCAATGATTACAGTGCCAATACAACTGGAACTTATCAAGCACCAAATTCTGTAATTCTCACAGAACGTTCTAGCGGTTGTCGTACAGTTGTGAATTCTGGACAAGGGGTAACTGGTAGTGCTTGCGCGCAAACACCATCATCTAATCAGCGTACAGCTAAATCAGCCCCTACATGGATTAGAAACAGTCAAACAGCGCAGTTAGCTACAGCATCCCCCGTCCGCACCTTAGCTACTGCACCAAGCCAAAGCAGATGGCGTGGTTCTCAAGTACCTGTAGGTAGCACCAATAAAACAGCTTTCCAACCCAACCGTTTTATTCCCAACCCCAGCGAATTCGCTACCACGAAAGTCAGTGCTACTCCCATTGCACCTAGTGCTGGGACATTACCCCCACCAATGGCAGAAGGGAACATAGCCCCCCGTGAGAGTAATGTAGCTTACGATATTCCCTTAGCTTCAGTATTACCGCAAATTCCCTACACCAGCACATTAGCTTACCGTGGTGGCAATGGGATGGTATATCCTCTAGCCGCAGCAGCACCAGTAACATCTATATTTGGTTGGCGGATTCACCCCATCACAGGCGATCGCCGTTTCCACGCTGGTACTGACTTAGGTGCGCCCTTAGGTACTCCCATTTTGGCGGCTGCTAGAGGTCAAGTAGAGACAGCTGATTGGGTAGGTGGCTATGGTTTAACCGTCATCCTCAACCACAGTTCTGCTCAACAAACCCTCTACGGTCATATGTCAGAAATCTTGGTGCAACCAGGACAATGGGTGGAACCAGGAACTGTAATTGGGCGTGTAGGTAGCACCGGCAACTCCACAGGCCCCCACCTACACTTTGAAGTCCGTCATCTCACACAAAACGGATGGGTGGCTGTTGATCCTGGTGTAGAATTGCAAGTCGCCCTCAGCCAATTATTACGAGGCGTGCAGACAGCACAGGCGTTGAAGAGGGAGTAG
- a CDS encoding biotin--[acetyl-CoA-carboxylase] ligase, whose translation MAVKLDQQKILTALATERKYGYLPFTLHIYDCVTSTNLTLWELISQGATAGNVVIATQQTSGKGQWGRQWISQTGGLYLSVAINPHIAANASYQLTLATAWGITHQLRQCGINVGIKWPNDLVLEGRKLGGILTETKVNQGQITQAIVGVGINWANPVPETGINLQSWLGEAREAGGQGCRGAGEEKYNAQSPVPDIETLICQVLLGIESGVVCLLEEGINILVSRYLEFLVNMGDRVYVNDLAGNVVGVTPQGSLRVSLERGCITDMKTPEIHLEPGRISLGYRSS comes from the coding sequence ATGGCTGTCAAACTTGATCAGCAAAAAATCTTAACTGCCCTCGCCACTGAGCGCAAGTATGGTTATTTACCTTTTACTCTACATATCTATGACTGTGTTACCTCAACTAATCTAACGCTTTGGGAGTTAATTAGCCAAGGCGCGACAGCAGGTAATGTAGTGATTGCCACACAACAAACGTCCGGAAAAGGACAATGGGGACGACAGTGGATTTCCCAAACAGGCGGATTATACCTTTCTGTGGCGATTAATCCCCATATAGCAGCTAATGCTAGTTATCAACTCACGTTAGCTACCGCTTGGGGGATTACACATCAATTGCGTCAATGTGGAATTAATGTCGGAATTAAATGGCCGAATGATTTAGTTTTAGAAGGACGCAAATTAGGCGGAATTCTAACAGAAACCAAAGTGAATCAAGGCCAAATCACACAAGCAATAGTTGGTGTCGGGATTAACTGGGCTAATCCTGTACCGGAAACGGGGATTAATTTACAGTCATGGCTAGGGGAGGCAAGAGAGGCAGGGGGGCAGGGGTGCAGGGGCGCAGGGGAGGAAAAATACAATGCCCAATCCCCAGTTCCCGATATAGAAACCTTAATTTGTCAAGTGCTATTAGGCATAGAATCGGGTGTGGTCTGCCTTTTGGAAGAAGGAATTAATATACTTGTGTCTCGTTATTTAGAGTTTTTGGTGAACATGGGCGATCGCGTTTACGTCAACGACCTCGCAGGTAATGTTGTGGGCGTAACACCTCAAGGGAGTTTACGAGTATCCTTAGAAAGAGGTTGCATAACTGATATGAAAACACCAGAAATTCATCTAGAACCCGGTAGAATTAGTTTGGGTTATCGTAGTTCTTAA
- the pgeF gene encoding peptidoglycan editing factor PgeF has translation MHTWHWHDWEGLPYLTCSLLKNWQHGFFTQQFWPRSPDELTKVLHPEASAYRLKQVHGNTVLTPREIAANLDAEDELALADGLMSEAPLQAVWVASADCTPVLIGDIKTGQVAALHAGWRGTAKKIVPQAIARMQAQGSQLADLRIAMGPAIAGEVYQVSVEVAAEIGASIIPHEDNQKIVQTLHDLPHSPLLADPEPGRVRVDVRRVNALQMENLGISAEQIAIAPYCTYQTPDHFFSYRREQQKKVQWSGIVSVV, from the coding sequence ATGCACACTTGGCATTGGCATGATTGGGAGGGACTACCATACCTAACTTGTAGTCTCTTAAAGAATTGGCAACACGGCTTTTTTACCCAGCAGTTTTGGCCGCGATCGCCCGACGAGTTAACAAAGGTGCTGCACCCAGAAGCATCAGCATATCGTTTGAAACAGGTACATGGCAATACAGTCCTCACCCCCAGAGAAATAGCCGCTAATCTGGATGCAGAAGATGAATTAGCCCTGGCAGATGGTTTAATGAGCGAAGCACCCTTACAAGCTGTGTGGGTAGCCAGTGCTGATTGTACACCCGTGTTAATTGGAGATATCAAAACTGGACAGGTAGCAGCACTCCATGCGGGTTGGCGGGGTACAGCGAAGAAAATTGTCCCCCAGGCGATCGCTAGGATGCAAGCCCAAGGTAGCCAACTAGCAGACTTGCGGATTGCTATGGGGCCAGCTATTGCTGGAGAAGTTTACCAAGTTTCTGTGGAAGTTGCCGCAGAAATTGGAGCTAGCATTATACCACATGAAGATAACCAAAAAATTGTTCAGACATTACATGATTTACCCCATTCTCCATTGTTAGCTGATCCTGAGCCTGGAAGAGTCAGGGTAGATGTCCGCCGAGTCAATGCGTTGCAAATGGAAAATTTAGGGATTAGTGCGGAACAGATAGCGATCGCACCCTACTGTACTTACCAAACTCCAGATCATTTCTTTTCCTACCGTCGTGAGCAACAGAAAAAAGTACAATGGTCTGGCATTGTTAGTGTTGTTTAA